A portion of the Juglans microcarpa x Juglans regia isolate MS1-56 chromosome 1D, Jm3101_v1.0, whole genome shotgun sequence genome contains these proteins:
- the LOC121263519 gene encoding protein RNA-directed DNA methylation 3 isoform X2 — translation MARKGKEVAGKAPAGKRKCSRNDEKSGSIRKKRNREVLQFFEDVAADANDTDASDDSDIDDYFMEEEFFSEPNIKSETGNAQDVPLVPKEEINEDDFDKIMEERYKTGSDFSTFAGDDYDNKRSIERNSLIPSAKDPTIWKVKCMVGRERQSAFCLMQKYVDLKLLGSKLQILSAFALDQMKGFICIEAEKQCDINEACKGISSIYPTRIMPVPKNEVSHLFSARSKCNEVSKGTWARVKNGKYKGDLAQIVAVNNARKKATVKLIPRIDLQALAAKYGGGVKLKKNSIPAPRLMSTSELEEFRPLIKFKRDRDTDTVFEMLDGLMFKGGYLFKKIPIDSLSCWGVEPSEEDLLKFKPSVNTESDNLEWLSQLYGEQKKKRIIRSDKGGGKGEGSSGSGDVNGFELYDFVCFGRKDFGVIVGMEKDNTFKILKEGLVGPDVVTIQLPELKSGPFDTKFTALDQRMKPISVTDTIKVLEGPIKGRQGIVRKIYRGIIFFYDENETENGGYLCAKSHSCEKIKLFTDMCNEKGGESGPSGFEDFASSPKSPLSPKMPWQAGENSREFNRGDKDGMFSIGQTLRIRIGPLKGYLCRVLALRHSDVTVKLDSQHKVLTVKSEHLSEVRGKSCTISLSENPESSSLEPFNLLGTEGCSRDWMQGAGTSAGSDGWNSGGPSAERSSWPSFPASGSSLQPESSSANPLEGNDAEKGVENAAWESKVIPNQSSSWGVVATHEKSSWGASASNGDPSLAAAVINEKSSWGASTANENSSWGAAAANEKSSWGASTSNEKSSWGTAASNDRAVDQIAGWIEGKDAWNKTISKTGFGGSSSNSWDKSVAPDRDLPGSAKVSGDNWGKGNLKIGTLADSSNDAGVTWEKKTVSDNQGGKRTSGEPWNKGKSIAANLTSNWSDSTAGMTQLDSWGKSKDAAEAGLWEREKNGNSAVDWDGRKNMGSGWDQQKSWDQGKGAVVGEGSTWGKAVDSAAKGTASGFQEDSWGKAIKNWSTKDGSSGSKTDWKISTPVAENQAGDWGNAGGNQTQARGSWNKPGGGSTWSKHADATLEDESKGKRDQDDCWNGSKSSGGDQGSSWNKQDGGSWGKPAGGSTWSKQAAASLEDESRGKRDQDDCWNRSKNSSGDQGSGGWNKGWVENKEDTNGRGSWARPKAFDKDSGFGGRRGRGGGQGGRDQFGRGSSFSQRLSGWNGAQENTSTNDGTSTGNSSGRTNDQAWGSGDTRRMYGGKSSGWNNITTGNNEEDDHKDQGCDWNKGKTSYDGSASGWNQSSGWKSGSNDGKNDDSNWGRSSWNSGSSDATRNQDSRWGRKSDGKEDGNQDSNWGKRSNWNSESGDANKDSGWGKKSNWASGNQSVAGGSGDQTESFSERASDGNYRGGFGGRGSSDRGGSRGRGGFGGRGGDRGGFGGRGRERGGFGGRGRSDRGGFGGRSDRGGFGGRGRGRWDQSGGWNNRNDGSEDKLSDWNQEAGEGWKKNDGVETWNGAGDKNKSQSWNAGSCGTSNQTSGWNSEGWNQPTAAKDAAGSCWNRGSGSSNEAGGSKGNNGGSTEASGGNQSSSWGKSTIATDIKETNQQGGGWNGGTKSSSHSGGWNNQDSGSSALTGGWNEGTVSRNEAGGSRGNNWGSTDASGGNQWGKSAITMEIKETNQQGGGWNNQDSGCDRGMGTEIRAGGGDKAVPCGQSNAADRGQTSSWNQSKDVKGESNRMRNQLIRGIKQQQALGGREMTLMVKEGGKNA, via the exons GGGCAAGGAGGTGGCCGGAAAGGCTCCCGCCGGCAAGAGAAAGTGCAGCAGAAACGATGAAAAGTCTGGATCCATTCGGAAGAAGAGGAATCGCGAGGTCCTCCAGTTCTTCGAGGACGTTGCTGCCGACGCCAACGATACCGATGCTAGCGACGACAGTGACATAGATGatt ATTTTATGGAGGAAGAATTTTTTTCAGAGCCGAATATCAAGAGTGAAACAGGAAATGCCCAGGACGTTCCACTTGTGCCGAAAGAGGAGATAAATGAAGATGATTTCGATAAGATAATGGAGGAACGATATAAGACTGGTTCTGATTTCTCTACATTTGCTGGGGACGATTATGATAACAAAAGATCAATTGAAAGAAATTCTCTCATACCTTCTGCTAAGGATCCAACCATCTGGAAAGTTAAATGCATG GTTGGACGCGAGAGGCAATCAGCTTTTTGTCTCATGCAGAAATATGTTGACTTGAAATTATTAGGTTCCAAACTCCAGATACTTTCTGCATTTGCTCTTGATCAGATGAAGGGTTTTATTTGTATCGAAGCGGAGAAGCAATGTGACATCAATGAG GCATGCAAAGGCATTTCTAGTATATATCCTACCCGTATAATGCCAGTGCCGAAAAACGAAGTTTCTCATTTGTTCTCTGCCCGAAGTAAGTGCAATGAAGTTTCTAAGGGAACGTGGGCTCGTGTGAAGAATGGAAAGTACAAAGGAGACCTAGCACAG ATTGTAGCTGTGAACAATGCACGGAAAAAAGCAACAGTGAAGCTTATTCCAAGAATTGATCTACAAGCATTGGCTGCGAAATAT GGTGGGGGAGTTAAgctcaagaaaaattcaattccGGCACCAAGATTGATGAGCACAAGTGAACTTGA GGAGTTTCGGCCTCTCATTAAATTCAAACGTGATCGTGACACCGATACAGTTTTTGAGATGTTAGATGGTTTGATGTTTAAGGGTGGATATTTGTTTAAGAAAATACCAATAGATTCTTTAAGTTGCTGGGGAGTTGAGCCATCAGAAGAGGACCTCCTGAAGTTTAAACCTTCTGTGAATACTGAATCTGATAATTTGGAGTGGCTTTCACAGCTTTATGGTGAGCAAAAGAAAAAGCGGATCATAAGAAGTGATAAAGGGGGTGGAAAAGGAGAGGGCTCTTCAGGATCTGGTGATGTGAACGGTTTTGAACtatatgattttgtttgttttgg GCGTAAAGATTTTGGTGTTATCGTAGGCATGGAGAAAGATAATACTTTCAAG ATTCTGAAAGAGGGGTTGGTAGGACCTGATGTGGTGACTATTCAGCTGCCTGAGTTAAAGAGTGGGCCTTTTGATACGAAATTCACTGCTTTGGATCAGCGCATGAAGCCCATATCTGTCACTGATACTATAAAGGTTTTGGAAGGACCAATAAAG GGTAGGCAAGGGATTGTTAGGAAAATCTACAGAGGCATAATCTTTTTCTATGATGAGAATGAGACAGAAAATGGTGGTTATCTCTGTGCTAAATCCCACTCGTGTGAGAAAATCAAGTTATTCACTGATATGTGTAATGAAAAG GGTGGTGAATCGGGTCCATCGGGTTTTGAGGACTTCGCATCATCTCCTAAATCACCTCTTTCTCCTAAAATGCCGTGGCAAGCTGGAGAAAATAGTCGTgaat TCAATCGTGGGGACAAAGATGGAATGTTCTCTATTGGTCAAACCTTGAGAATCCGTATTGGTCCTCTAAAGGGATACCTCTGCCGTGTTTTAGCTTTACGTCATTCTGATGTTACAGTCAAGCTTGATTCACAGCATAAGGTTCTTACAG TTAAAAGCGAGCATCTTTCTGAGGTTCGAGGGAAGAGCTGTACCATATCTCTGAG TGAGAATCCAGAGTCCAGTTCTTTAGAGCCATTTAATCTGCTTGGAACCGAAGGCTGCTCCAGAG ATTGGATGCAGGGAGCCGGAACATCAGCAGGGAGTGATGGGTGGAATTCTGGAGGGCCGTCTGCTGAAAG GAGCTCTTGGCCTAGTTTCCCTGCCTCAGGGTCATCG CTTCAGCCGGAGTCCAGTTCTGCGAATCCTTTAGAGGGTAATGATGCCGAAAAAG GTGTAGAAAATGCTGCTTGGGAGAGCAAAGTAATTCCTAATCAAAGTTCATCCTGGGGTGTTGTGGCAACTCATGAAAAGTCATCTTGGGGTGCTTCAGCATCTAATGGAGATCCATCCTTGGCTGCTGCAGTTATTAATGAAAAGTCATCCTGGGGTGCTTCCACAGCTAATGAAAATTCATCATGGGGTGCTGCAGCTGCTAATGAAAAATCATCTTGGGGTGCTTCCACATCTAATGAAAAATCTTCTTGGGGTACTGCAGCTTCCAATGATAGGGCTGTTGATCAAATTGCAGGCTGGATAGAGGGCAAAGATGCTTGGAACAAAACTATTTCAAAAACTGGATTTGGGGGCAGTTCATCTAACAGCTGGGATAAATCAGTAGCACCTGACAGAGATCTGCCAGGCTCTGCAAAAGTTTCTGGAGACAATTGGGGCAAAGGAAACCTCAAAATTGGAACTCTGGCTGATTCTTCAAATGATGCTGGTGTCACCTGGGAGAAAAAGACTGTATCTGATAATCAGGGTGGCAAGAGAACATCAGGGGAACCCTGGAATAAAGGTAAGAGTATTGCTGCAAATCTGACCAGCAATTGGAGTGATTCGACTGCTGGAATGACTCAACTGGATTCTTGGGGCAAAAGTAAAGATGCAGCTGAAGCTGGATTGtgggaaagagaaaagaacgGAAACTCTGCTGTTGATTGGGATGGCAGGAAAAATATGGGTTCTGGCTGGGATCAACAGAAATCATGGGACCAAGGCAAAGGTGCAGTTGTTGGTGAGGGATCTACTTGGGGAAAAGCTGTGGACAGTGCAGCTAAAGGCACCGCTTCTGGATTTCAAGAAGATTCTTGGGGCAAGGCTATTAAAAACTGGAGCACTAAGGATGGATCAAGTGGAAGCAAGACTGACTGGAAAATCTCGACTCCTGTGGCTGAGAATCAGGCTGGGGATTGGGGTAATGCTGGTGGCAATCAGACCCAAGCCAGAGGTTCTTGGAATAAACCAGGTGGAGGGTCAACGTGGAGTAAACACGCTGATGCAACTTTGGAAGATGAATCTAAAGGCAAGAGGGATCAAGATGACTGTTGGAATGGATCCAAAAGTTCTGGTGGGGATCAAGGTTCTTCTTGGAATAAACAAGATGGAGGTTCCTGGGGTAAACCAGCTGGGGGGTCGACATGGAGTAAGCAAGCTGCTGCAAGTTTGGAAGATGAATCTAGAGGCAAGAGGGATCAAGATGACTGTTGGAATAGATCCAAAAATTCCAGTGGGGATCAAGGTTCTGGTGGTTGGAACAAGGGGTGGGTGGAAAATAAAGAGGATACAAATGGGCGAGGTAGCTGGGCAAGGCCAAAAGCATTCGATAAGGATAGTGGGTTTGGTGGGAGAAGGGGGAGAGGAGGTGGCCAGGGAGGTAGAGATCAATTTGGCAGGGGAAGTTCATTCAGTCAGCGACTTTCTGGTTGGAATGGAGCTCAAGAAAATACAAGTACAAATGATGGGACATCCACAGGGAATTCGTCTGGGCGGACCAATGACCAAGCATGGGGCAGTGGGGATACTCGCCGAATGTATGGAGGTAAGTCCTCTGGCTGGAATAATATTACTACTGGAAACAATGAAGAGGATGACCATAAAGATCAAGGGTGTGATTGGAACAAGGGGAAAACATCATATGATGGTTCGGCAAGTGGATGGAATCAAAGTTCTGGTTGGAAAAGTGGATCAAATGATGGAAAAAATGATGATTCTAATTGGGGCAGAAGTAGTTGGAACTCTGGATCAAGTGATGCCACTAGAAACCAGGATTCAAGATGGGGTAGAAAAAGTGATGGGAAAGAAGATGGGAACCAGGATTCTAATTGGGGCAAAAGAAGTAACTGGAACTCTGAATCTGGTGATGCAAACAAGGACTCAGGCTGGGGCAAGAAAAGCAATTGGGCAAGTGGCAATCAGTCAGTAGCTGGTGGAAGTGGAGACCAAACTGAGAGTTTCAGTGAAAGGGCAAGTGATGGGAATTACAGAGGAGGTTTTGGAGGTAGAGGCAGTTCAGACAGGGGAGGCTCTAGAGGTAGAGGGGGTTTTGGAGGCAGAGGTGGAGACAGGGGGGGTTTTGGTGGCAGAGGCAGAGAACGGGGGGGTTTTGGTGGTCGAGGTAGATCAGACAGAGGAGGTTTTGGTGGTAGATCAGACCGAGGAGGATTTGGAGGCAGAGGCCGTGGAAGGTGGGATCAAAGTGGTGGTTGGAATAACAGAAATGATGGTAGTGAGGATAAGCTCTCTGACTGGAACCAAGAGGCAGGGGAGGGATGGAAGAAAAATGACGGTGTAGAAACTTGGAATGGAGCTGGTGATAAGAATAAGTCGCAGAGTTGGAATGCAGGAAGCTGTGGAACTAGCAATCAAACCAGTGGGTGGAATAGCGAGGGTTGGAACCAGCCAACAGCAGCTAAAGATGCTGCTGGTAGTTGCTGGAACAGAGGATCCGGTTCAAGTAATGAAGCTGGTGGAAGTAAGGGAAACAATGGAGGATCAACAGAAGCCTCTGGTGGGAACCAGTCGTCAAGCTGGGGCAAATCGACCATAGCCACTGATATTAAAGAAACTAATCAACAAGGGGGTGGCTGGAACGGTGGAACCAAATCAAGCTCTCACTCTGGGGGCTGGAACAACCAGGACTCAGGTAGTAGTGCTCTCACTGGTGGCTGGAACGAGGGAACAGTATCAAGGAATGAAGCTGGTGGAAGTAGGGGAAACAATTGGGGATCAACAGATGCTTCTGGTGGGAACCAGTGGGGCAAATCGGCCATAACCATGGAAATTAAAGAAACTAATCAGCAAGGGGGTGGCTGGAACAACCAGGATTCAGGTTGTGATCGAGGAATGGGTACAGAGATTAGAGCTGGTGGTGGAGATAAGGCAGTTCCATGCGGTCAATCAAATGCTGCTGATAGGGGTCAGACATCTAGCTGGAATCagtcaaaagatgtaaaaggAGAATCTAATAGGATGAGAAACCAACTGATTCGTGGGATAAAGCAACAGCAAGCTCTTGGGGGAAGGGAAATGACATTGATGGTAAAGGAGGGTGGTAAAAACGCTTAA
- the LOC121263519 gene encoding protein RNA-directed DNA methylation 3 isoform X1 yields MARKGKEVAGKAPAGKRKCSRNDEKSGSIRKKRNREVLQFFEDVAADANDTDASDDSDIDDYFMEEEFFSEPNIKSETGNAQDVPLVPKEEINEDDFDKIMEERYKTGSDFSTFAGDDYDNKRSIERNSLIPSAKDPTIWKVKCMVGRERQSAFCLMQKYVDLKLLGSKLQILSAFALDQMKGFICIEAEKQCDINEACKGISSIYPTRIMPVPKNEVSHLFSARSKCNEVSKGTWARVKNGKYKGDLAQIVAVNNARKKATVKLIPRIDLQALAAKYGGGVKLKKNSIPAPRLMSTSELEEFRPLIKFKRDRDTDTVFEMLDGLMFKGGYLFKKIPIDSLSCWGVEPSEEDLLKFKPSVNTESDNLEWLSQLYGEQKKKRIIRSDKGGGKGEGSSGSGDVNGFELYDFVCFGRKDFGVIVGMEKDNTFKILKEGLVGPDVVTIQLPELKSGPFDTKFTALDQRMKPISVTDTIKVLEGPIKGRQGIVRKIYRGIIFFYDENETENGGYLCAKSHSCEKIKLFTDMCNEKVGGESGPSGFEDFASSPKSPLSPKMPWQAGENSREFNRGDKDGMFSIGQTLRIRIGPLKGYLCRVLALRHSDVTVKLDSQHKVLTVKSEHLSEVRGKSCTISLSENPESSSLEPFNLLGTEGCSRDWMQGAGTSAGSDGWNSGGPSAERSSWPSFPASGSSLQPESSSANPLEGNDAEKGVENAAWESKVIPNQSSSWGVVATHEKSSWGASASNGDPSLAAAVINEKSSWGASTANENSSWGAAAANEKSSWGASTSNEKSSWGTAASNDRAVDQIAGWIEGKDAWNKTISKTGFGGSSSNSWDKSVAPDRDLPGSAKVSGDNWGKGNLKIGTLADSSNDAGVTWEKKTVSDNQGGKRTSGEPWNKGKSIAANLTSNWSDSTAGMTQLDSWGKSKDAAEAGLWEREKNGNSAVDWDGRKNMGSGWDQQKSWDQGKGAVVGEGSTWGKAVDSAAKGTASGFQEDSWGKAIKNWSTKDGSSGSKTDWKISTPVAENQAGDWGNAGGNQTQARGSWNKPGGGSTWSKHADATLEDESKGKRDQDDCWNGSKSSGGDQGSSWNKQDGGSWGKPAGGSTWSKQAAASLEDESRGKRDQDDCWNRSKNSSGDQGSGGWNKGWVENKEDTNGRGSWARPKAFDKDSGFGGRRGRGGGQGGRDQFGRGSSFSQRLSGWNGAQENTSTNDGTSTGNSSGRTNDQAWGSGDTRRMYGGKSSGWNNITTGNNEEDDHKDQGCDWNKGKTSYDGSASGWNQSSGWKSGSNDGKNDDSNWGRSSWNSGSSDATRNQDSRWGRKSDGKEDGNQDSNWGKRSNWNSESGDANKDSGWGKKSNWASGNQSVAGGSGDQTESFSERASDGNYRGGFGGRGSSDRGGSRGRGGFGGRGGDRGGFGGRGRERGGFGGRGRSDRGGFGGRSDRGGFGGRGRGRWDQSGGWNNRNDGSEDKLSDWNQEAGEGWKKNDGVETWNGAGDKNKSQSWNAGSCGTSNQTSGWNSEGWNQPTAAKDAAGSCWNRGSGSSNEAGGSKGNNGGSTEASGGNQSSSWGKSTIATDIKETNQQGGGWNGGTKSSSHSGGWNNQDSGSSALTGGWNEGTVSRNEAGGSRGNNWGSTDASGGNQWGKSAITMEIKETNQQGGGWNNQDSGCDRGMGTEIRAGGGDKAVPCGQSNAADRGQTSSWNQSKDVKGESNRMRNQLIRGIKQQQALGGREMTLMVKEGGKNA; encoded by the exons GGGCAAGGAGGTGGCCGGAAAGGCTCCCGCCGGCAAGAGAAAGTGCAGCAGAAACGATGAAAAGTCTGGATCCATTCGGAAGAAGAGGAATCGCGAGGTCCTCCAGTTCTTCGAGGACGTTGCTGCCGACGCCAACGATACCGATGCTAGCGACGACAGTGACATAGATGatt ATTTTATGGAGGAAGAATTTTTTTCAGAGCCGAATATCAAGAGTGAAACAGGAAATGCCCAGGACGTTCCACTTGTGCCGAAAGAGGAGATAAATGAAGATGATTTCGATAAGATAATGGAGGAACGATATAAGACTGGTTCTGATTTCTCTACATTTGCTGGGGACGATTATGATAACAAAAGATCAATTGAAAGAAATTCTCTCATACCTTCTGCTAAGGATCCAACCATCTGGAAAGTTAAATGCATG GTTGGACGCGAGAGGCAATCAGCTTTTTGTCTCATGCAGAAATATGTTGACTTGAAATTATTAGGTTCCAAACTCCAGATACTTTCTGCATTTGCTCTTGATCAGATGAAGGGTTTTATTTGTATCGAAGCGGAGAAGCAATGTGACATCAATGAG GCATGCAAAGGCATTTCTAGTATATATCCTACCCGTATAATGCCAGTGCCGAAAAACGAAGTTTCTCATTTGTTCTCTGCCCGAAGTAAGTGCAATGAAGTTTCTAAGGGAACGTGGGCTCGTGTGAAGAATGGAAAGTACAAAGGAGACCTAGCACAG ATTGTAGCTGTGAACAATGCACGGAAAAAAGCAACAGTGAAGCTTATTCCAAGAATTGATCTACAAGCATTGGCTGCGAAATAT GGTGGGGGAGTTAAgctcaagaaaaattcaattccGGCACCAAGATTGATGAGCACAAGTGAACTTGA GGAGTTTCGGCCTCTCATTAAATTCAAACGTGATCGTGACACCGATACAGTTTTTGAGATGTTAGATGGTTTGATGTTTAAGGGTGGATATTTGTTTAAGAAAATACCAATAGATTCTTTAAGTTGCTGGGGAGTTGAGCCATCAGAAGAGGACCTCCTGAAGTTTAAACCTTCTGTGAATACTGAATCTGATAATTTGGAGTGGCTTTCACAGCTTTATGGTGAGCAAAAGAAAAAGCGGATCATAAGAAGTGATAAAGGGGGTGGAAAAGGAGAGGGCTCTTCAGGATCTGGTGATGTGAACGGTTTTGAACtatatgattttgtttgttttgg GCGTAAAGATTTTGGTGTTATCGTAGGCATGGAGAAAGATAATACTTTCAAG ATTCTGAAAGAGGGGTTGGTAGGACCTGATGTGGTGACTATTCAGCTGCCTGAGTTAAAGAGTGGGCCTTTTGATACGAAATTCACTGCTTTGGATCAGCGCATGAAGCCCATATCTGTCACTGATACTATAAAGGTTTTGGAAGGACCAATAAAG GGTAGGCAAGGGATTGTTAGGAAAATCTACAGAGGCATAATCTTTTTCTATGATGAGAATGAGACAGAAAATGGTGGTTATCTCTGTGCTAAATCCCACTCGTGTGAGAAAATCAAGTTATTCACTGATATGTGTAATGAAAAGGTC GGTGGTGAATCGGGTCCATCGGGTTTTGAGGACTTCGCATCATCTCCTAAATCACCTCTTTCTCCTAAAATGCCGTGGCAAGCTGGAGAAAATAGTCGTgaat TCAATCGTGGGGACAAAGATGGAATGTTCTCTATTGGTCAAACCTTGAGAATCCGTATTGGTCCTCTAAAGGGATACCTCTGCCGTGTTTTAGCTTTACGTCATTCTGATGTTACAGTCAAGCTTGATTCACAGCATAAGGTTCTTACAG TTAAAAGCGAGCATCTTTCTGAGGTTCGAGGGAAGAGCTGTACCATATCTCTGAG TGAGAATCCAGAGTCCAGTTCTTTAGAGCCATTTAATCTGCTTGGAACCGAAGGCTGCTCCAGAG ATTGGATGCAGGGAGCCGGAACATCAGCAGGGAGTGATGGGTGGAATTCTGGAGGGCCGTCTGCTGAAAG GAGCTCTTGGCCTAGTTTCCCTGCCTCAGGGTCATCG CTTCAGCCGGAGTCCAGTTCTGCGAATCCTTTAGAGGGTAATGATGCCGAAAAAG GTGTAGAAAATGCTGCTTGGGAGAGCAAAGTAATTCCTAATCAAAGTTCATCCTGGGGTGTTGTGGCAACTCATGAAAAGTCATCTTGGGGTGCTTCAGCATCTAATGGAGATCCATCCTTGGCTGCTGCAGTTATTAATGAAAAGTCATCCTGGGGTGCTTCCACAGCTAATGAAAATTCATCATGGGGTGCTGCAGCTGCTAATGAAAAATCATCTTGGGGTGCTTCCACATCTAATGAAAAATCTTCTTGGGGTACTGCAGCTTCCAATGATAGGGCTGTTGATCAAATTGCAGGCTGGATAGAGGGCAAAGATGCTTGGAACAAAACTATTTCAAAAACTGGATTTGGGGGCAGTTCATCTAACAGCTGGGATAAATCAGTAGCACCTGACAGAGATCTGCCAGGCTCTGCAAAAGTTTCTGGAGACAATTGGGGCAAAGGAAACCTCAAAATTGGAACTCTGGCTGATTCTTCAAATGATGCTGGTGTCACCTGGGAGAAAAAGACTGTATCTGATAATCAGGGTGGCAAGAGAACATCAGGGGAACCCTGGAATAAAGGTAAGAGTATTGCTGCAAATCTGACCAGCAATTGGAGTGATTCGACTGCTGGAATGACTCAACTGGATTCTTGGGGCAAAAGTAAAGATGCAGCTGAAGCTGGATTGtgggaaagagaaaagaacgGAAACTCTGCTGTTGATTGGGATGGCAGGAAAAATATGGGTTCTGGCTGGGATCAACAGAAATCATGGGACCAAGGCAAAGGTGCAGTTGTTGGTGAGGGATCTACTTGGGGAAAAGCTGTGGACAGTGCAGCTAAAGGCACCGCTTCTGGATTTCAAGAAGATTCTTGGGGCAAGGCTATTAAAAACTGGAGCACTAAGGATGGATCAAGTGGAAGCAAGACTGACTGGAAAATCTCGACTCCTGTGGCTGAGAATCAGGCTGGGGATTGGGGTAATGCTGGTGGCAATCAGACCCAAGCCAGAGGTTCTTGGAATAAACCAGGTGGAGGGTCAACGTGGAGTAAACACGCTGATGCAACTTTGGAAGATGAATCTAAAGGCAAGAGGGATCAAGATGACTGTTGGAATGGATCCAAAAGTTCTGGTGGGGATCAAGGTTCTTCTTGGAATAAACAAGATGGAGGTTCCTGGGGTAAACCAGCTGGGGGGTCGACATGGAGTAAGCAAGCTGCTGCAAGTTTGGAAGATGAATCTAGAGGCAAGAGGGATCAAGATGACTGTTGGAATAGATCCAAAAATTCCAGTGGGGATCAAGGTTCTGGTGGTTGGAACAAGGGGTGGGTGGAAAATAAAGAGGATACAAATGGGCGAGGTAGCTGGGCAAGGCCAAAAGCATTCGATAAGGATAGTGGGTTTGGTGGGAGAAGGGGGAGAGGAGGTGGCCAGGGAGGTAGAGATCAATTTGGCAGGGGAAGTTCATTCAGTCAGCGACTTTCTGGTTGGAATGGAGCTCAAGAAAATACAAGTACAAATGATGGGACATCCACAGGGAATTCGTCTGGGCGGACCAATGACCAAGCATGGGGCAGTGGGGATACTCGCCGAATGTATGGAGGTAAGTCCTCTGGCTGGAATAATATTACTACTGGAAACAATGAAGAGGATGACCATAAAGATCAAGGGTGTGATTGGAACAAGGGGAAAACATCATATGATGGTTCGGCAAGTGGATGGAATCAAAGTTCTGGTTGGAAAAGTGGATCAAATGATGGAAAAAATGATGATTCTAATTGGGGCAGAAGTAGTTGGAACTCTGGATCAAGTGATGCCACTAGAAACCAGGATTCAAGATGGGGTAGAAAAAGTGATGGGAAAGAAGATGGGAACCAGGATTCTAATTGGGGCAAAAGAAGTAACTGGAACTCTGAATCTGGTGATGCAAACAAGGACTCAGGCTGGGGCAAGAAAAGCAATTGGGCAAGTGGCAATCAGTCAGTAGCTGGTGGAAGTGGAGACCAAACTGAGAGTTTCAGTGAAAGGGCAAGTGATGGGAATTACAGAGGAGGTTTTGGAGGTAGAGGCAGTTCAGACAGGGGAGGCTCTAGAGGTAGAGGGGGTTTTGGAGGCAGAGGTGGAGACAGGGGGGGTTTTGGTGGCAGAGGCAGAGAACGGGGGGGTTTTGGTGGTCGAGGTAGATCAGACAGAGGAGGTTTTGGTGGTAGATCAGACCGAGGAGGATTTGGAGGCAGAGGCCGTGGAAGGTGGGATCAAAGTGGTGGTTGGAATAACAGAAATGATGGTAGTGAGGATAAGCTCTCTGACTGGAACCAAGAGGCAGGGGAGGGATGGAAGAAAAATGACGGTGTAGAAACTTGGAATGGAGCTGGTGATAAGAATAAGTCGCAGAGTTGGAATGCAGGAAGCTGTGGAACTAGCAATCAAACCAGTGGGTGGAATAGCGAGGGTTGGAACCAGCCAACAGCAGCTAAAGATGCTGCTGGTAGTTGCTGGAACAGAGGATCCGGTTCAAGTAATGAAGCTGGTGGAAGTAAGGGAAACAATGGAGGATCAACAGAAGCCTCTGGTGGGAACCAGTCGTCAAGCTGGGGCAAATCGACCATAGCCACTGATATTAAAGAAACTAATCAACAAGGGGGTGGCTGGAACGGTGGAACCAAATCAAGCTCTCACTCTGGGGGCTGGAACAACCAGGACTCAGGTAGTAGTGCTCTCACTGGTGGCTGGAACGAGGGAACAGTATCAAGGAATGAAGCTGGTGGAAGTAGGGGAAACAATTGGGGATCAACAGATGCTTCTGGTGGGAACCAGTGGGGCAAATCGGCCATAACCATGGAAATTAAAGAAACTAATCAGCAAGGGGGTGGCTGGAACAACCAGGATTCAGGTTGTGATCGAGGAATGGGTACAGAGATTAGAGCTGGTGGTGGAGATAAGGCAGTTCCATGCGGTCAATCAAATGCTGCTGATAGGGGTCAGACATCTAGCTGGAATCagtcaaaagatgtaaaaggAGAATCTAATAGGATGAGAAACCAACTGATTCGTGGGATAAAGCAACAGCAAGCTCTTGGGGGAAGGGAAATGACATTGATGGTAAAGGAGGGTGGTAAAAACGCTTAA